One genomic window of Pelmatolapia mariae isolate MD_Pm_ZW linkage group LG5, Pm_UMD_F_2, whole genome shotgun sequence includes the following:
- the LOC134628008 gene encoding interferon-induced GTP-binding protein Mx-like, which translates to MSTLNQQYEEKVRPCIDLIDSLRSLGVEKDLALPAIAVIGDQSSGKSSVLEALSGVALPRGSGIVTRCPLELKMKRKKEGEEWTGRISYQGHEEEIEDPTTVDKKIEQAQNEMAGVGVGISDELISLEIASPDVPDLTLIDLPGIARVAVKGQPENIGDQIKRLIQKFITKQETISLVVVPCNVDIATTEALKMAQQVDPEGERTLGILTKPDLVDKGTEENVLEIVHNEVIHLNKGYMIVRCRGQKEITEKVSLTEALEKEEMFFKDHPYFHTLYSEGHATVPKLAEKLTLELVNHIERSLPRLEEQIEDKLAQTQTELDRYGNGPPSDMAERLIFLIDKVTAFTHDAINLTSGEELNCGESLNVFSTLRREFGKWNAHLDRSGQNFNRKIEKEVEVYEDKYRGRELPGFINYKTFEVMVKEQIKQLEEPAVKKLKDIADAIKRVFLQLAQRSFTGFPNLIKTAKAKIEAIKQDKEATAESMLRTQFKMELLVYSQDRTYSNSLSESKQEDEEEEEEHNHRGKLRTPVYTKDNHATLQELMLHLKSYYKIAGQRLADQIPLVIRYHMLQEAAIQLQREMLQMLQDKEKLEFLLKEDSDIGTKRAALQNRFTRLMKARAYLVEF; encoded by the exons ATGAGCACTCTGAACCAGCAGTATGAGGAGAAAGTCCGACCCTGCATCGACCTTATTGACTCTCTCCGCTCTCTCGGTGTAGAGAAGGACCTGGCGCTGCCTGCTATCGCCGTGATTGGAGACCAAAGCTCGGGGAAGAGCTCTGTGTTGGAGGCGCTGTCCGGGGTGGCACTGCCGAGAGGCAGCG GCATTGTAACAAGATGCCCTCTTGAACTCAAgatgaagagaaagaaagaaggagaagaatGGACTGGAAGGATAAGTTACCAGGGCCACGAGGAGGAAATAGAAGATCCTACAACTGTGGATAAAAAGATTGAACAAG CTCAAAATGAAATGGCTGGGGTCGGAGTGGGGATCAGCGATGAGCTCATCAGTCTGGAGATCGCTTCCCCTGATGTCCCGGACCTGACCCTCATCGACCTGCCAGGCATTGCCAGGGTGGCTGTAAAAGGACAACCAGAGAACATCGGCGATCAG ATAAAAAGACTGATCCAGAAGTTTATCACAAAACAAGAAACCATCAGCTTGGTGGTTGTTCCGTGTAATGTGGACATTGCAACCACAGAGGCTTTGAAAATGGCGCAGCAGGTGGATCCTGAAGGAGAGAGGACTTTGG GTATCTTGACTAAGCCTGACCTGGTGGACAAAGGCACAGAAGAGAACGTGCTTGAAATCGTCCATAATGAAGTCATCCACCTGAATAAGGGCTACATGATTGTCAGGTGCAGGGGTCAGAAGGAGATCACAGAGAAAGTGTCTCTTACTGAAGCCCTAGAAAAAGAGGAGATGTTCTTCAAAGATCATCCCTATTTCCA CACTCTTTACAGTGAAGGTCACGCCACTGTTCCTAAACTGGCTGAAAAACTCACCCTTGAGCTGGTTAATCACATTGAG AGATCTCTGCCAAGACTGGAAGAGCAGATAGAGGATAAACTGGCTCAGACTCAGACAGAGCTGGACAGATATGGTAACGGACCTCCTTCTGATATGGCTGAGAGACTCATCTTCCTCATCGAT AAAGTGACCGCATTCACTCACGATGCCATCAACCTGACTTCAGGAGAGGAGCTCAACTGTGGAGAGAGCCTGAATGTTTTTTCTACTCTCAGGCGAGAGTTTGGGAAGTGGAATGCCCACCTGGACCGCTCAGGACAAAACT TTAACAGGAAAATTGAAAAAGAGGTGGAGGTATATGAAGACAAGTACCGTGGAAGAGAACTACCAGGATTTATCAACTACAAGACCTTTGAGGTCATGGTGAAGGAGCAGATCAAACAGCTGGAAGAACCAGCTGTCAAGAAACTCAAGGACATAGCAG ATGCTATTAAAAGGGTGTTCCTACAGCTGGCCCAGAGAAGCTTCACTGGATTTCCTAACCTAATAAAAACAGCCAAG gcAAAGATCGAAGCCATTAAGCAGGATAAAGAGGCCACTGCTGAATCAATGCTAAGAACTCAGTTCAAGATGGAGCTGCTGGTTTACTCCCAGGACAGGACCTACAGCAACAGCTTGAGTGAAAGCAAGcaagaagatgaggaggaggaggaggaacacAATCACAGAGGCAAGCTGCGGACACCTGTGTACACCAAGGATAACCATGCTACACTTCAGGAACTGATGCTACACCTTAAATCATATTACAAA ATTGCTGGGCAGCGTCTGGCTGATCAAATCCCACTGGTGATCCGCTACCACATGCTGCAAGAGGCTGccatccagctgcagagggagatGCTGCAGATGCTTCAAGACAAGGAAAAGTTGGAATTTTTGCTGAAGGAGGATTCTGACATTGGCACCAAGAGGGCTGCTCTGCAGAATCGCTTCACACGCCTCATGAAGGCCCGTGCATACCTGGTCGAGTTCTAG
- the thoc7 gene encoding THO complex subunit 7 homolog: protein MGAVTDDEVIRKRLLIDGDGAGDDRRINLLLKSFTKWCNAPGTPEEGFTQYQRMLGILAQCEFSMGKTLMVYDMNLREMENYEKIYSNIEQNIASAHEKIAECKKEIQRAKRIRKNRQEYDALAKVIQQHPDRHETLKQLEALDKELQQLSHIKENVDAKLELRKKQFHVLLSTIQELQQTLENDEKSDNDDNSQESPAENGE, encoded by the exons ATGGGGGCTGTTACAGATG ATGAAGTTATACGGAAACGCCTTCTCATTGACGGTGATGGAGCCGGAGATGACCGCCGAATCAATTTGCTCCTGAAGAGTTTCACGAAATGGTGCAACGCTCCCGGAACCCCGGAGGAAGG ATTCACACAGTATCAGAGGATGCTGGGCATTCTGGCTCAGTGTGAATTTTCCATGGGGAAGACGTTGATGGTTTACGACATGAATCTTCGGGAAATGGAGAATTATGAGAAAATCTACTCCAACATCG AACAAAACATTGCATCTGCACATGAGAAGATAGCAGAatgcaaaaaagaaattcaGAGGGCAAAGAGGATACGAAAGAATCGCCAAG AGTATGATGCTCTAGCTAAGGTTATTCAGCAGCACCCAGACCGACATGAAACACTAAA GCAGCTTGAGGCGCTTGATAAAGAACTCCAACAGCTGTCTCACATTAAGGAGAATGTGGATGCCAAG TTGGAGTTGCGGAAGAAGCAGTTCCATGTGCTGCTCAGTACCATACAGGAGCTTCAGCAGACCCTTGAGA ACGATGAGAAATCAGACAATGACGACAACAGTCAGGAGAGCCCTGCAGAGAACGGAGAGTGA